A window of Rhinolophus ferrumequinum isolate MPI-CBG mRhiFer1 chromosome X, mRhiFer1_v1.p, whole genome shotgun sequence contains these coding sequences:
- the LOC117032992 gene encoding uncharacterized protein CXorf66-like: MNLLICVLLFFACTTSCLNTNQTDGSSTKGRKNLESMETKLEYFRRRVLIIIIGTMIMVFGFGCFCFIYYNCSSDEAAMVPKEGVAAKTSRSSKIPLNGSKTASPCVSEKQSVILDIEKLSRPSSPEKSFIPSCPENVIRPPSPEMSSVPLNTEKLIRPSSQEKSSKPSSPKTVFSSPHVEKTRRTCSLDKLHELAGSRKLVSQGSWSYPNIAVRKPCPASLQCPVRQTKPPGPPCPQNQILLLKPTGLPKFTASSEQPNAKSSVGTGMADTLPRPPLIKPCQYPQEQFLVPMNTSESLANDISEPKKTDAQNLPFPHEVKPFSESFQDVDSRDEALYGNLTDSDEMTSDSDDDSDEEITIICNVYLNELIPKRAPNN; this comes from the exons ATGAATCTTTTAATTTGTGTCCTACTGTTCTTCGCTTGCACAACTAGCTGTTTAAATACAAACCAAACTGATGGGTCTTCTACTAAAG GACGTAAGAACCTTGAATCAATGGAGACCAAACTGGAGTATTTTAGAAGACGTGTACTCATCATCATAATTGGTACTATGATCATGGTTTTTGGCTTCGGCTGTTTTTGCTTCATCTATTACAACTGCTCGAGCGATGAAGCAGCAAT gGTCCCAAAGGAAGGTGTAGCGGCCAAGACTTCCAGGTCATCCAAAATACCACTCAATGGATCAAAGACAGCCAGCCCGTGCGTTTCAGAAAAACAATCCGTGATATTAGATATAGAAAAGTTATCTAGACCCTCCAGTCCAGAAAAGTCATTCATACCATCCTGTCCAGAAAATGTAATCAGGCCCCCGAGTCCAGAAATGTCATCCGTACCACTTAACACAGAAAAGTTAATCAGGCCATCAAGTCAAGAAAAATCATCGAAGCCATCGAGCCCCAAAACTGTATTCAGTTCACCCCACGTAGAAAAGACACGGAGAACATGCAGTCTAGATAAGTTACACGAGCTAGCTGGTTCCCGTAAGCTGGTCAGTCAGGGCAGTTGGTCCTATCCAAATATCGCAGTCAGGAAACCTTGCCCAGCCAGTCTACAATGTCCAGTGCGACAAACCAAGCCACCTGGTCCACCGTGCCCACAAAATCAAATCTTGCTACTCAAGCCCACTGGTTTACCGAAATTTACTGCATCCTCCGAACAGCCTAATGCAAAAAGCTCAGTCGGCACGGGTATGGCCGACACGTTACCTAGACCTCCATTAATCAAGCCTTGTCAGTACCCCCAGGAACAATTCCTTGTTCCCATGAATACTTCTGAATCTTTGGCCAATGATATTTCTGAGCCCAAGAAGACAGATGCTCAAAACCTCCCTTTTCCACATGAAGTGAAGCCTTTTTCCGAGTCCTTTCAGGACGTAGATTCCAGAGACGAGGCACTGTATGGCAACCTGACTGACAGTGATGAGATGACATCTGACAGTGATGATGACAGTGATGAGGAGATAACCATTATTTGCAACGTGTATCTCAATGAACTCATCCCTAAAAGGGCCCCAAATAATTAA